A DNA window from Ictalurus furcatus strain D&B chromosome 22, Billie_1.0, whole genome shotgun sequence contains the following coding sequences:
- the LOC128599189 gene encoding BOLA class I histocompatibility antigen, alpha chain BL3-7 isoform X3, translating to MKILLFLVFGVHLAAAVTHTLQVFYTGVTPGINFPEFTALSQLDGVQYEYYDSKIRKKIPKTEWIKKIDADDPHYWNTYTQVLQENEEIFKFNVDTLMQRFNHTTGVHTVQVMYGCERDYDGTIKGYSQYGYDGEDYLSFDLRTLTWIAPTPQALITKNKWENYPGYNIQWKNYLEKECIEWINRHLSYGKETLERKVRPTASVFQKHSSSPEVVCHATGFFPKTVNITWQKDGEDVHEDVELRETLPNQDGSFQKRSILTVSAEDLQKHTYTCVIQHSSLEKEIVLPVSERQILNPELGSDGGSDGGSGGGSDGGSGGGSDGGSGGGSASLFQEEAASPEVVCHATGFFPKTVMITWQDGEDVHEDVDLRKTLPNQDGSFQKRIILTVSAEDLQKHTYTCVIQHSSLGKEIVLPVSERRILNPELGSDGGSDGGSGGAPISIIVAVVVALVALVVIVGTVVRKNNNSGFSSVPPTSTTW from the exons ATGAAGATTCTGCTTTTCCTCGTGTTTGGGGTTCATCTTGCAGCAGCAG tcacacacactctgcaggtCTTCTACACTGGAGTCACACCAGGAATAAATTTCCCAGAATTCACTGCTCTCAGTCAGCTGGATGGAGTGCAGTATGAGTACTACGACAGCAAGATCAGAAAGAAGATCCCAAAGACGGAGTGGATAAAGAAGATCGACGCTGATGATCCACATTACtggaacacatacacacaggtgctGCAGGAAAATGAGGAGATCTTCAAATTCAATGTGGATACACTGATGCAGCGCTTTAATCACACTACAg gagttCACACAGTGCAGGTGATGTACGGCTGTGAGCGTGACTATGATGGCACCATTAAAGGATATAGTCAGTACGGTTATGATGGAGAAGATTATCTCAGTTTTGATCTGAGAACTCTCACCTGGATCGCTCCGACACCTCAAGCTCTGATCACCAAGAACAAGTGGGAAAATTATCCTGGTTATAATATACAGTGGAAGAACTACCTGGAGAAAGAGTGTATTGAGTGGATAAACAGACACCTGTCTTACGGCAAAGAGACTCTGGAGAGGAAAG tTCGTCCTACAGCGTCAGTGTTCCAGAAACACTCGTCTTCTCCAGAGGTGGTGTGTCATGCTACAGGTTTCTTCCCCAAAACAGTGAATATCACCTGGCAGAAGGACGGAGAGGACGTGCATGAGGACGTGGAGCTCAGAGAGACGTTACCCAACCAGGATGGAAGCTTCCAGAAGAGAAGCATTCTGACAGTCTCAGCTGAGGATCTGCAGAAACACACCTACACCTGCGTGATTCAGCACAGCAGCTTGGAGAAGGAGATAGTGCTGCCTGTGAGCGAGCGCCAAATCCTGAATCCTG AACTAGGATCAGATGGAGGATCAGATGGAGGATCAGGTGGAGGATCAGATGGAGGATCAGGTGGAGGATCAGATGGAGGATCAGGTGGAGGATCAG CGTCACTATTCCAGGAAGAAGCCGCCTCTCCAGAGGTGGTGTGTCATGCTACAGGTTTCTTCCCCAAAACAGTGATGATCACCTGGCAGGACGGAGAGGACGTGCATGAGGACGTGGATCTCAGAAAGACGTTACCCAACCAGGATGGAAGCTTCCAGAAGAGAATCATTCTGACAGTCTCAGCTGAGGATCTGCAGAAACACACCTACACCTGCGTGATTCAGCACAGCAGCTTGGGGAAGGAGATAGTGCTGCCTGTGAGCGAGCGCCGAATCCTGAATCCTG AACTAGGATCAGATGGAGGATCAGATGGAGGATCAGGTGGAGCTCCGATTAGTATCATCGTTGCTGTAGTTGTGGCTCTCGTTGCTCTCGTTGTCATTGTTGGAACTGTGGTCAGGAAGAACAACAACTCTg GCTTCTCGTCTGTTCCACCAACCTCCACGACCT GGtaa
- the LOC128599189 gene encoding BOLA class I histocompatibility antigen, alpha chain BL3-7 isoform X2 codes for MKILLFLVFGVHLAAAVTHTLQVFYTGVTPGINFPEFTALSQLDGVQYEYYDSKIRKKIPKTEWIKKIDADDPHYWNTYTQVLQENEEIFKFNVDTLMQRFNHTTGVHTVQVMYGCERDYDGTIKGYSQYGYDGEDYLSFDLRTLTWIAPTPQALITKNKWENYPGYNIQWKNYLEKECIEWINRHLSYGKETLERKVRPTASVFQKHSSSPEVVCHATGFFPKTVNITWQKDGEDVHEDVELRETLPNQDGSFQKRSILTVSAEDLQKHTYTCVIQHSSLEKEIVLPVSERQILNPELGSDGGSDGGSGGGSDGGSGGGSDGGSGGGSASLFQEEAASPEVVCHATGFFPKTVMITWQDGEDVHEDVDLRKTLPNQDGSFQKRIILTVSAEDLQKHTYTCVIQHSSLGKEIVLPVSERRILNPELGSDGGSDGGSGGAPISIIVAVVVALVALVVIVGTVVRKNNNSGFSSVPPTSTTSSEGDSSSKYS; via the exons ATGAAGATTCTGCTTTTCCTCGTGTTTGGGGTTCATCTTGCAGCAGCAG tcacacacactctgcaggtCTTCTACACTGGAGTCACACCAGGAATAAATTTCCCAGAATTCACTGCTCTCAGTCAGCTGGATGGAGTGCAGTATGAGTACTACGACAGCAAGATCAGAAAGAAGATCCCAAAGACGGAGTGGATAAAGAAGATCGACGCTGATGATCCACATTACtggaacacatacacacaggtgctGCAGGAAAATGAGGAGATCTTCAAATTCAATGTGGATACACTGATGCAGCGCTTTAATCACACTACAg gagttCACACAGTGCAGGTGATGTACGGCTGTGAGCGTGACTATGATGGCACCATTAAAGGATATAGTCAGTACGGTTATGATGGAGAAGATTATCTCAGTTTTGATCTGAGAACTCTCACCTGGATCGCTCCGACACCTCAAGCTCTGATCACCAAGAACAAGTGGGAAAATTATCCTGGTTATAATATACAGTGGAAGAACTACCTGGAGAAAGAGTGTATTGAGTGGATAAACAGACACCTGTCTTACGGCAAAGAGACTCTGGAGAGGAAAG tTCGTCCTACAGCGTCAGTGTTCCAGAAACACTCGTCTTCTCCAGAGGTGGTGTGTCATGCTACAGGTTTCTTCCCCAAAACAGTGAATATCACCTGGCAGAAGGACGGAGAGGACGTGCATGAGGACGTGGAGCTCAGAGAGACGTTACCCAACCAGGATGGAAGCTTCCAGAAGAGAAGCATTCTGACAGTCTCAGCTGAGGATCTGCAGAAACACACCTACACCTGCGTGATTCAGCACAGCAGCTTGGAGAAGGAGATAGTGCTGCCTGTGAGCGAGCGCCAAATCCTGAATCCTG AACTAGGATCAGATGGAGGATCAGATGGAGGATCAGGTGGAGGATCAGATGGAGGATCAGGTGGAGGATCAGATGGAGGATCAGGTGGAGGATCAG CGTCACTATTCCAGGAAGAAGCCGCCTCTCCAGAGGTGGTGTGTCATGCTACAGGTTTCTTCCCCAAAACAGTGATGATCACCTGGCAGGACGGAGAGGACGTGCATGAGGACGTGGATCTCAGAAAGACGTTACCCAACCAGGATGGAAGCTTCCAGAAGAGAATCATTCTGACAGTCTCAGCTGAGGATCTGCAGAAACACACCTACACCTGCGTGATTCAGCACAGCAGCTTGGGGAAGGAGATAGTGCTGCCTGTGAGCGAGCGCCGAATCCTGAATCCTG AACTAGGATCAGATGGAGGATCAGATGGAGGATCAGGTGGAGCTCCGATTAGTATCATCGTTGCTGTAGTTGTGGCTCTCGTTGCTCTCGTTGTCATTGTTGGAACTGTGGTCAGGAAGAACAACAACTCTg GCTTCTCGTCTGTTCCACCAACCTCCACGACCT CCTCTGAAGGAGATTCTTCCTCCAAGTACTCTTAA
- the LOC128599195 gene encoding major histocompatibility complex class I-related gene protein isoform X2 — protein sequence MEVSRVSMKVLLFLGIIFPQTSADTHTLQFLYTALTPGENFTAVGLLDGEQIVYYDVNIRKMIPTSEWIDAADDPYVWKTQTQLMQSDQENLKQLLLEVMKDFNHTEGVHTLQRIYGCELDDDGTTRGYDEYRYDGEDFLSLDLRTGIWIAAKDKAEITKEKWESTGHHAKYGKRYLEEECIKQLKTFLAPQKEIIICTFGPAPRVVEWIWVIMVTVGLLTVFIICVAGVPIWMKRKNASKLLLPPAF from the exons acacacacactctgcagttCCTCtacactgcactcacaccagGAGAGAATTTCACTGCTGTCGGTTTGTTGGATGGAGAGCAGATTGTGTATTATGACGTCAACATCAGGAAGATGATCCCAACTAGTGAGTGGATCGATGCTGCTGATGATCCATATGTCTGGAAAACCCAGACACAGCTTATGCAGAGTGATCAGGAGAATCTCAAACAGCTTTTACTTGAAGTCATGAAAGACTTTAATCACACTGAAG GAGTTCATACTCTACAGAGGATATATGGCTGTGAGCTTGATGATGACGGCACCACTAGAGGATACGATGAGTACCGTTATGATGGAGAAGATTTCCTCAGTCTGGATCTGAGAACTGGAATCTGGATTGCAGCTAAAGATAAAGCTGAGATCACCAAAGAGAAGTGGGAGTCTACAGGACACCACGCTAAATACGGGAAGCGCTACCTGGAGGAGGAGTGTATCAAGCAGTTAAAGACGTTTTTGGCTCCACAGAAAG AAATAATTATATGTACATTTGGGCCTGCACCGAGAGTGGTGGAGTGGATTTGGGTCATCATGGTTACAGTTGGTCTCCTCACCGTCTTCATTATCTGTGTTGCTGGAGTTCCCATTtggatgaaaaggaagaatg CCTCTAAATTACTTTTACCACCAGCATTTTAA
- the LOC128599195 gene encoding major histocompatibility complex class I-related gene protein isoform X1: protein MEVSRVSMKVLLFLGIIFPQTSADTHTLQFLYTALTPGENFTAVGLLDGEQIVYYDVNIRKMIPTSEWIDAADDPYVWKTQTQLMQSDQENLKQLLLEVMKDFNHTEGVHTLQRIYGCELDDDGTTRGYDEYRYDGEDFLSLDLRTGIWIAAKDKAEITKEKWESTGHHAKYGKRYLEEECIKQLKTFLAPQKEIIICTFGPAPRVVEWIWVIMVTVGLLTVFIICVAGVPIWMKRKNDSKSVLTPGSPSSSSKLLLPPAF from the exons acacacacactctgcagttCCTCtacactgcactcacaccagGAGAGAATTTCACTGCTGTCGGTTTGTTGGATGGAGAGCAGATTGTGTATTATGACGTCAACATCAGGAAGATGATCCCAACTAGTGAGTGGATCGATGCTGCTGATGATCCATATGTCTGGAAAACCCAGACACAGCTTATGCAGAGTGATCAGGAGAATCTCAAACAGCTTTTACTTGAAGTCATGAAAGACTTTAATCACACTGAAG GAGTTCATACTCTACAGAGGATATATGGCTGTGAGCTTGATGATGACGGCACCACTAGAGGATACGATGAGTACCGTTATGATGGAGAAGATTTCCTCAGTCTGGATCTGAGAACTGGAATCTGGATTGCAGCTAAAGATAAAGCTGAGATCACCAAAGAGAAGTGGGAGTCTACAGGACACCACGCTAAATACGGGAAGCGCTACCTGGAGGAGGAGTGTATCAAGCAGTTAAAGACGTTTTTGGCTCCACAGAAAG AAATAATTATATGTACATTTGGGCCTGCACCGAGAGTGGTGGAGTGGATTTGGGTCATCATGGTTACAGTTGGTCTCCTCACCGTCTTCATTATCTGTGTTGCTGGAGTTCCCATTtggatgaaaaggaagaatg ACTCCAAATCTGTTCTAACCCCAGGCAGCCCCAGTTCCT CCTCTAAATTACTTTTACCACCAGCATTTTAA